Proteins from a single region of Streptomyces griseiscabiei:
- a CDS encoding TIGR03943 family putative permease subunit: MKRPLQALLLLLSGLGLLHATVLTDHYLRYVKAGMHPLLVASGLLLLALGAAEAWSLWRQGRDGSAERESHDRHHDGHDDGQHDDGHGHDHSTPPRVAWLLLLPALSLLFYAPPAIGAYTASREAPKAVTVTDQDDFDALPATSPLPMTLTDFTRRVQQDRHRAIDGRLVRLTGFVTPDKGAAGDGTSGWYLTRVIFSCCAADAQFVKVRVHGIASPPADAWVTLTGTWHPGGTLGTSSAAAALDAHGIKRITRPSNGYTDALPLPSP, encoded by the coding sequence GTGAAACGCCCCCTCCAGGCGCTCCTTCTCCTCCTCAGCGGCCTCGGCCTCCTGCACGCCACCGTCCTCACCGACCACTACCTGCGCTACGTCAAGGCGGGCATGCACCCCCTCCTCGTCGCCTCGGGTCTCCTGCTGCTCGCCCTGGGCGCGGCGGAGGCATGGTCGCTGTGGCGACAGGGGCGAGACGGGAGCGCCGAGCGGGAGAGCCACGACCGTCACCACGACGGCCACGACGACGGCCAGCACGACGACGGTCACGGCCATGACCACTCCACCCCGCCCCGGGTCGCCTGGCTGCTGCTCCTCCCCGCGCTGAGCCTGCTCTTCTACGCCCCGCCGGCCATCGGCGCGTACACCGCCTCCCGTGAGGCTCCCAAGGCGGTGACGGTCACCGACCAGGACGACTTCGACGCCCTGCCGGCGACCTCCCCCCTTCCGATGACGCTCACCGACTTCACCCGCCGCGTGCAGCAGGACCGCCACCGGGCCATCGACGGCCGCCTCGTCCGGCTGACCGGCTTCGTCACCCCGGACAAGGGGGCCGCGGGCGACGGGACCTCCGGCTGGTATCTGACCCGGGTCATCTTCAGCTGCTGCGCCGCCGACGCCCAGTTCGTGAAGGTACGCGTCCACGGCATCGCGTCCCCGCCCGCCGACGCCTGGGTCACGCTCACCGGCACCTGGCACCCCGGCGGCACCCTCGGCACGAGCTCCGCCGCGGCGGCCCTCGACGCCCACGGCATCAAGAGGATCACCCGCCCCTCCAACGGCTACACGGACGCCCTCCCGCTCCCCTCGCCCTGA
- a CDS encoding permease translates to MFDPISRTFGVGMQKTEEPADGAVTAESEEATAEPERTAAEPEMAVVVHEAARREAPDGTPDHSWPRHWPLLLLGAAVVPGVVLFAVGRGLEEPAVQAWRTVCLSITVQALPFLLLGTALSGAINAFVPARVFTRVLPKRPALAVPVAGAAGVVLPGCECASVPVAHSLIRRGVNPAAAFAFLLSAPAINPIVLTATAIAFPGSPAMVLARLLASLVTAAVMGWLWLWLGRAEWLKPVARHTGHRPGQSRWNEFRTGFQHDFLHAGGFLVVGAMAAATFNVLVPRTVLDTFADSPWLSVLFLAALAILLSVCSEADAFVAASLTGFSPTARLAFMVVGPMVDLKLIALQTGTFGRAFAVRFSAATVVVAILCSVLIGAVLL, encoded by the coding sequence ATGTTCGATCCGATCAGCCGGACATTCGGAGTTGGCATGCAGAAGACAGAGGAACCGGCCGACGGGGCGGTGACGGCCGAGTCGGAGGAAGCGACGGCGGAGCCGGAGAGAACGGCGGCGGAGCCGGAGATGGCCGTGGTGGTCCACGAGGCCGCCCGCCGCGAAGCCCCCGACGGCACCCCCGATCACAGCTGGCCCCGGCACTGGCCCCTGCTGCTGCTCGGCGCGGCCGTCGTCCCCGGTGTGGTGCTGTTCGCGGTCGGGCGGGGGCTGGAGGAACCGGCCGTCCAGGCGTGGCGGACCGTCTGTCTCTCCATCACCGTGCAGGCGCTGCCGTTCCTGCTGCTCGGCACGGCCCTCTCGGGTGCCATCAACGCGTTCGTACCGGCCCGGGTGTTCACCCGGGTCCTGCCCAAGCGGCCGGCGCTCGCGGTCCCGGTCGCCGGTGCCGCCGGGGTCGTCCTGCCGGGCTGCGAGTGCGCGTCGGTGCCGGTCGCGCACAGCCTGATCCGCCGGGGCGTCAACCCGGCCGCCGCCTTCGCGTTCCTGCTCTCCGCCCCCGCCATCAACCCGATCGTGCTGACCGCCACGGCCATCGCCTTCCCCGGCAGCCCCGCCATGGTGCTGGCCCGGCTGCTCGCCTCGCTCGTCACGGCCGCCGTGATGGGCTGGCTGTGGCTCTGGCTGGGCCGCGCGGAATGGCTCAAGCCGGTCGCCCGGCACACGGGGCACCGCCCCGGGCAGAGCCGATGGAACGAGTTCCGGACCGGCTTCCAGCACGACTTCCTGCACGCGGGCGGCTTCCTCGTCGTCGGCGCGATGGCAGCGGCCACCTTCAACGTCCTCGTCCCGCGCACGGTGCTCGACACCTTCGCCGACTCGCCCTGGCTGTCGGTGCTGTTCCTCGCCGCGCTCGCCATCCTCCTCTCGGTCTGCTCCGAGGCGGACGCCTTCGTCGCCGCGTCCCTCACCGGCTTCTCGCCCACCGCGCGGCTGGCCTTCATGGTGGTCGGCCCCATGGTCGACCTGAAGCTGATCGCCCTGCAGACGGGCACCTTCGGCCGGGCCTTCGCGGTCCGCTTCTCCGCCGCGACGGTCGTCGTCGCGATCCTGTGCAGCGTCCTGATCGGAGCGGTACTCCTGTGA
- a CDS encoding SsgA family sporulation/cell division regulator yields the protein MHPAQPTRPTPPALEQRARARLITPDYEEIPVRTTLRYTPADPLAVHIDFPAGASTDDAEVTWTFARTLLVEGLAAPAGIGDVHLWPCGPSHTVVELHSPHGMAMIRFDTPSLRRFLRRSYAVVALGGEDLEPALDDGLASLLDGV from the coding sequence ATGCACCCCGCGCAGCCCACCCGGCCCACGCCCCCCGCTCTCGAACAACGCGCCCGCGCCCGCCTCATCACCCCCGACTACGAGGAGATCCCGGTACGCACCACCCTGCGCTACACCCCCGCCGACCCCCTCGCCGTGCACATCGACTTCCCGGCCGGTGCCTCCACCGACGACGCCGAGGTGACCTGGACGTTCGCCCGCACCCTGCTGGTGGAGGGGCTGGCCGCCCCGGCCGGTATCGGCGACGTGCACCTGTGGCCGTGCGGCCCGTCGCACACGGTCGTCGAGCTGCACTCCCCGCACGGCATGGCCATGATCCGCTTCGACACGCCCTCGCTCCGCCGCTTCCTGCGCCGCTCCTACGCCGTCGTCGCGCTCGGCGGCGAGGACCTGGAACCGGCGCTCGACGACGGCCTCGCCTCGCTTCTGGACGGGGTCTGA
- a CDS encoding sigma-70 family RNA polymerase sigma factor, producing the protein MTDGLSGSATAAYTRIYEEQHPRLVAYARSLTRNSWTAEDLVAEAHFRVWRRLSGGHEIDNVPAYLMTTVRHLATTAGTTATRETPLDPTAPERAEAEIRVVGPRSADASDPAEQVSSVDLLVRVLGQLPERWVQALWLAEAEGEPLETVGRRIGAKQGATAVLLHRAREGMRQAFLREQPGAPIDPACQVRWGRMPAYVRGTATSRQSAQLLGHVDACDDCRARLSVLMRTNDRLPALVGPALLVFVVGGGGGKLLLSLTAGSTGTAAVLGGAGGAGGVGGAGGQLLHAVRQAVGGGAGGVKVPTVAAVGAATAAAAVVAGIVLGPLDSGTAPARREPVAQAPGPRMPEARSPEVVERRNAVTDAVVSPRGAVPSDPVVVLVGDDGGRGAGGSGSDDGDSDSGGGDPQRPEVTVPEGPDAEVPGTGPVVEEPAVEEPGVEEPGEEEPGGGYPGAEQPPAEEPVAEEPVAEGPGSGEPSVPEEGPAEAPPVEEAPPVQEEPPVEEPPVEAPPVEEPPAEAPPVEEPPAPGPPEVVEPAPEVPVPPVEPQPEVPGPGGDC; encoded by the coding sequence ATGACCGACGGCCTCTCCGGGTCCGCGACCGCCGCGTACACCCGGATCTACGAGGAACAGCACCCGCGCCTGGTCGCGTACGCGCGCTCCCTCACCCGGAACTCCTGGACCGCCGAGGACCTCGTCGCCGAGGCGCACTTCCGCGTGTGGCGGCGGCTGTCCGGGGGGCACGAGATCGACAACGTACCGGCGTATCTGATGACGACGGTGCGGCATCTGGCGACGACGGCGGGCACCACGGCCACACGCGAGACGCCCTTGGACCCGACGGCCCCCGAGCGGGCCGAGGCCGAGATCAGGGTGGTCGGACCCCGGTCGGCCGACGCCTCCGACCCTGCCGAACAGGTCTCCTCCGTCGATCTGTTGGTCCGGGTACTGGGCCAGCTGCCCGAGCGGTGGGTACAGGCGCTGTGGCTGGCCGAGGCGGAGGGGGAGCCGCTGGAGACCGTCGGACGGCGCATCGGCGCCAAGCAGGGCGCGACGGCCGTACTGCTGCACCGGGCGCGCGAAGGGATGCGCCAGGCGTTTCTGCGCGAGCAGCCCGGTGCGCCGATCGATCCGGCGTGCCAGGTGCGTTGGGGGCGCATGCCGGCGTATGTGCGCGGTACGGCGACCTCGCGCCAGTCCGCGCAGTTGCTCGGCCATGTGGACGCGTGCGACGACTGCCGGGCGCGGCTCTCGGTGCTGATGCGCACGAACGACCGGCTGCCCGCGCTCGTCGGTCCGGCACTGCTGGTGTTCGTGGTGGGCGGCGGCGGGGGCAAGCTGCTGCTCTCCCTCACGGCGGGCTCCACCGGTACGGCCGCCGTGCTCGGCGGGGCCGGTGGCGCCGGGGGCGTGGGAGGCGCCGGCGGGCAACTGCTGCACGCGGTGCGGCAGGCCGTGGGCGGCGGGGCGGGTGGCGTGAAGGTGCCCACCGTCGCCGCGGTCGGGGCGGCCACGGCTGCCGCCGCCGTCGTGGCCGGGATCGTGCTCGGGCCTCTCGACTCCGGTACGGCGCCCGCGCGACGCGAGCCGGTCGCCCAGGCGCCGGGGCCACGGATGCCCGAGGCGCGGTCGCCCGAGGTCGTGGAGCGGCGGAACGCGGTGACGGACGCGGTGGTCTCGCCCCGGGGAGCGGTGCCTTCCGACCCGGTGGTGGTGCTGGTGGGGGACGACGGCGGTAGGGGTGCGGGGGGTTCCGGGAGCGATGACGGTGACAGTGACAGTGGTGGCGGGGACCCGCAGCGGCCGGAGGTGACCGTCCCCGAGGGCCCGGACGCGGAGGTGCCCGGGACCGGGCCCGTGGTCGAGGAGCCCGCGGTGGAGGAACCCGGCGTCGAGGAGCCGGGTGAGGAGGAGCCCGGCGGCGGTTATCCGGGGGCGGAGCAGCCGCCGGCCGAGGAACCGGTGGCCGAGGAACCGGTGGCCGAGGGGCCCGGTTCCGGCGAGCCGTCCGTTCCCGAGGAGGGGCCCGCTGAGGCACCGCCAGTGGAGGAGGCACCGCCCGTGCAGGAGGAGCCGCCCGTGGAGGAGCCCCCGGTCGAAGCGCCGCCCGTCGAAGAGCCTCCGGCCGAAGCCCCGCCCGTCGAAGAGCCCCCCGCGCCTGGTCCGCCGGAGGTTGTCGAGCCTGCGCCGGAGGTGCCTGTTCCTCCTGTGGAGCCGCAACCGGAGGTGCCCGGGCCCGGGGGCGACTGCTGA
- a CDS encoding NADPH-dependent FMN reductase has protein sequence MKTDTHTSAHTEAPAQADTPVRVTLVIGSNRTGRFASVIAKWLLDRVREHDGFEVDVVDVAEADLPTTFEPTPGATARLAEITPRLAAAEAFIVLTPEYNHSYPAALKNLIDWHFHEWRAKPVALVSYGGMSGGLRAAEHLRQVFAELHATTVRDTVSFHHAHAAFDDSGHLKDPSAPDAAARVMLDQLSWWGRALREAKRRRPYGG, from the coding sequence ATGAAGACCGACACACACACTTCTGCCCACACCGAAGCACCCGCTCAGGCCGACACCCCGGTGCGGGTGACGCTGGTCATCGGGAGCAATCGCACGGGCCGCTTCGCCTCGGTGATCGCCAAGTGGCTGCTGGACCGGGTGCGGGAGCACGACGGTTTCGAGGTCGACGTGGTGGATGTGGCCGAGGCCGACCTCCCGACGACGTTCGAGCCGACGCCCGGGGCCACGGCACGGCTGGCCGAGATCACCCCGAGGCTGGCGGCGGCCGAGGCGTTCATCGTGCTGACCCCCGAGTACAACCACTCGTATCCGGCGGCCCTCAAGAACCTCATCGACTGGCACTTCCACGAATGGCGCGCCAAACCGGTCGCGCTCGTCTCCTACGGAGGGATGTCGGGCGGGCTGCGCGCGGCGGAGCACCTCCGGCAGGTCTTCGCCGAGCTGCACGCCACCACCGTCCGCGACACGGTCTCCTTCCACCACGCCCACGCCGCGTTCGACGACTCCGGTCACCTCAAGGACCCGTCCGCCCCGGACGCCGCCGCGCGGGTCATGCTGGACCAGCTCTCCTGGTGGGGCCGGGCCCTCCGGGAGGCCAAGCGCCGGCGGCCGTACGGGGGGTAG
- a CDS encoding class F sortase, which translates to MRRVANSVIAGVTVVALCSGVWLLHSGTASHAPPQPSAAQAHVPPSGPGNPSGPAVPSSGTTAPGETAAVPLPPSPPDRIRIPSIRVDAPLTGLGLTPAGSLDVPPAEKANLAGWYEAGTTPGERGTSIVAGHVDNADGPAVFFRLGALRRGATVEVDRRDGGIAVFTVDAVEVYDARDFPDAKVYGAAARPELRVITCGGGYSRATGYQGNVVVFAHLTGSRPA; encoded by the coding sequence GTGCGTCGGGTCGCCAACTCCGTCATAGCCGGGGTCACCGTCGTGGCCCTCTGTTCCGGCGTGTGGCTGCTGCACAGCGGCACCGCGTCGCACGCGCCGCCGCAGCCGTCGGCCGCACAGGCCCATGTCCCGCCGTCCGGTCCGGGGAATCCGTCCGGCCCGGCGGTCCCGTCCTCCGGTACGACGGCCCCCGGCGAGACCGCCGCCGTCCCCCTGCCGCCCTCTCCGCCCGACCGCATCCGGATCCCCTCCATCCGTGTGGACGCGCCGCTGACGGGGCTCGGGCTCACGCCCGCCGGCAGCCTCGACGTTCCGCCCGCCGAGAAGGCGAATCTCGCGGGCTGGTACGAGGCCGGCACGACCCCGGGCGAGCGGGGCACCTCGATCGTCGCCGGGCATGTGGACAACGCCGACGGGCCCGCCGTCTTCTTCCGGCTCGGCGCGCTGCGGCGGGGCGCGACCGTCGAGGTGGACCGGCGGGACGGCGGGATCGCGGTGTTCACGGTGGACGCGGTGGAGGTGTACGACGCCCGGGACTTCCCCGACGCGAAGGTGTACGGCGCGGCGGCACGGCCGGAGTTGCGGGTCATCACCTGCGGCGGCGGGTACTCACGGGCGACCGGCTACCAGGGCAACGTGGTCGTCTTCGCCCACCTCACGGGCAGCCGCCCCGCCTGA
- a CDS encoding sulfite exporter TauE/SafE family protein: MPDISLTMVVVLCAAALAAGWIDAVVGGGGLLLLPTLLLGLPNGASAAQYALGTNKAVAIVGTTGAAVTYARRTPVDVKIAVRIGLAALAGSTAGAFVAAGMSTEILKPVVMVVLVAVGAFVILRPAFGTAPGTGPVSARRVLAAIGLAGVGIGFYDGLVGPGTGTFLVLALTAVLHLDLVTASATAKIVNCCTNAGALATFAWKGTVYWQLAALMAVFNLVGGTVGARTALKKGSGFVRVVLLTVVFTLVAKMGYEQWVA; encoded by the coding sequence ATGCCCGACATATCGCTGACCATGGTCGTAGTCCTCTGCGCCGCCGCCCTCGCGGCCGGCTGGATCGACGCCGTGGTGGGCGGTGGCGGGCTCCTGCTCCTCCCCACCCTCCTGCTGGGCCTGCCGAACGGCGCCTCGGCCGCGCAGTACGCGCTCGGCACCAACAAGGCGGTCGCCATCGTCGGCACGACGGGCGCGGCGGTGACGTACGCCCGCCGCACCCCGGTCGACGTGAAGATCGCCGTACGGATCGGTCTGGCGGCGCTGGCGGGCTCGACGGCCGGCGCGTTCGTGGCCGCGGGCATGAGCACCGAGATCCTGAAGCCGGTGGTCATGGTGGTCCTCGTCGCCGTGGGCGCCTTCGTGATCCTGCGTCCCGCCTTCGGCACGGCCCCCGGCACGGGCCCGGTCTCCGCGCGCCGCGTCCTCGCCGCGATCGGCCTCGCGGGCGTCGGCATCGGCTTCTACGACGGTCTCGTCGGCCCCGGCACCGGTACGTTCCTGGTCCTCGCCCTCACCGCCGTCCTCCACCTCGACCTGGTCACCGCCTCCGCCACCGCCAAGATCGTCAACTGCTGCACCAATGCGGGCGCCCTCGCCACCTTCGCCTGGAAGGGCACGGTGTACTGGCAGTTGGCGGCCCTGATGGCGGTCTTCAACCTCGTCGGCGGCACGGTGGGCGCGCGTACGGCCCTCAAGAAGGGCAGCGGTTTCGTCCGGGTGGTCCTGCTGACGGTGGTGTTCACGCTGGTGGCGAAGATGGGGTACGAGCAGTGGGTGGCGTGA